A DNA window from Thiothrix subterranea contains the following coding sequences:
- a CDS encoding aminotransferase class V-fold PLP-dependent enzyme, giving the protein MPTPESRFPALQNCLYLNHAAVAPWPQVTADAVQAFAAENARQGTLNYPHWLTVEQALREQARELLNAPAAGDIALVKNTSEGLSFVAYGLDWKAGDNVVGIRQEFPSNRYVWQSLASQGVEFRQLDLREYPDDPETALLALCDSRTRLLSISAVQYTNGLRMDLAKIGAFCRAKGILLCVDAIQQIGAIPFDVQQVQADFVVADGHKWMLGPEGLALFYVRREVLESLRLTQYGWHMAEGLTDYTMEDYQPALDARRFECGSPNMLGIHALHASLGVLLEIGMDAVWEQLSARVQYLLDGLQALPDMEILNDTRIQRRSGIVTFRSRRAANEALFKRLQTQGIFCAIRGGGIRLSPHFYTPFAQLQQVLDVLKTSH; this is encoded by the coding sequence ATGCCAACACCTGAAAGCCGCTTCCCTGCCCTGCAAAACTGCCTGTATTTGAATCACGCGGCGGTAGCCCCGTGGCCGCAAGTCACCGCAGATGCTGTGCAAGCGTTTGCCGCCGAAAACGCACGCCAAGGCACGCTCAATTACCCGCACTGGCTGACGGTGGAACAAGCCTTGCGCGAACAAGCGCGGGAATTGCTGAATGCGCCCGCAGCGGGCGATATTGCGCTAGTGAAAAACACCTCGGAAGGCTTGTCATTCGTCGCCTACGGGCTGGACTGGAAAGCGGGTGATAACGTGGTGGGGATTCGTCAGGAATTTCCTTCCAACCGCTATGTCTGGCAATCGCTGGCAAGCCAAGGCGTGGAATTCCGCCAATTGGATTTGCGCGAATACCCTGATGACCCCGAAACGGCGTTGCTGGCGTTATGCGACTCCCGTACCCGTTTGCTCAGCATTAGTGCGGTGCAATACACCAACGGTTTGCGCATGGATTTGGCAAAAATCGGCGCGTTTTGCCGCGCCAAGGGCATTCTACTTTGCGTGGATGCGATTCAACAAATCGGTGCAATCCCGTTTGATGTGCAGCAAGTGCAAGCTGACTTTGTAGTGGCAGATGGACACAAATGGATGCTAGGGCCGGAAGGCTTGGCACTGTTTTACGTGCGCCGTGAGGTGTTGGAGTCTTTGCGCTTAACCCAATACGGCTGGCACATGGCAGAAGGTTTGACCGATTACACGATGGAAGACTACCAACCCGCGTTGGATGCACGGCGGTTTGAATGTGGCAGCCCAAATATGTTGGGGATTCATGCACTGCACGCCAGCCTTGGGGTATTGCTGGAAATCGGCATGGATGCGGTGTGGGAACAGCTTAGTGCGCGGGTACAATATTTGCTGGATGGGTTGCAGGCGTTGCCAGATATGGAAATACTCAACGATACGCGCATACAACGGCGTTCCGGCATTGTGACGTTCCGCTCCCGCCGCGCGGCCAACGAAGCACTGTTCAAGCGATTGCAAACACAGGGGATTTTCTGTGCCATACGCGGCGGTGGCATTCGACTTTCGCCGCATTTCTACACGCCGTTCGCGCAATTACAACAGGTGCTAGACGTGCTTAAAACAAGCCATTGA
- the egtD gene encoding L-histidine N(alpha)-methyltransferase, which produces MNAICPKATKVSFHDYQPELDNFRQTVLNGLAHEHKQIPPKFFYDERGSQLFEAILEQPEYYVPHVEKQLYRDYAADMAALIGKDTVLIEPGSGSCEKVQLLLDALRPAAYVPMDISGDFLRQSAATLGAAFPWLHVHAACLDFTRELHLPQNVPAGRRVVFIPGSSLGNFDLPEAQHFLFNIAQLVGKGGGLLIGVDRKKDKAVLETAYNDAAGVTAAFNLNLLVRINNELEGTFDLEQFAHYACYNATMGRIEMHLTSLQDQSVQVAGRTFHFAQGERIHTENSYKYHPEEFITLATAAGFKCEQHWTDAANLFGIYYCTV; this is translated from the coding sequence ATGAACGCTATTTGCCCCAAAGCCACCAAGGTCAGCTTCCACGATTACCAGCCGGAGTTGGACAATTTCCGGCAAACCGTGCTGAACGGGTTGGCACACGAACACAAACAGATTCCGCCGAAATTTTTCTACGATGAACGCGGTTCGCAGTTGTTTGAAGCGATTTTGGAACAGCCCGAATATTACGTGCCGCACGTCGAAAAGCAGCTTTACCGTGACTATGCGGCGGACATGGCAGCGTTAATCGGCAAGGATACGGTGCTGATCGAACCCGGTAGCGGCAGTTGTGAGAAGGTGCAATTGTTGCTGGATGCGTTGCGCCCGGCGGCGTATGTGCCGATGGATATTTCCGGCGATTTTCTGCGCCAATCGGCAGCAACCTTGGGGGCGGCGTTTCCGTGGTTGCACGTTCATGCGGCGTGTTTGGATTTCACCCGCGAGTTGCACTTGCCGCAAAATGTACCCGCCGGGCGGCGCGTGGTATTCATCCCCGGCTCTAGCTTGGGCAATTTTGATTTGCCGGAAGCGCAGCATTTCCTGTTCAATATTGCACAATTGGTCGGCAAAGGCGGCGGCTTGCTGATCGGTGTGGATCGCAAGAAAGACAAAGCGGTGCTGGAAACAGCCTATAACGATGCAGCAGGTGTGACCGCTGCTTTCAACTTGAATTTGCTGGTGCGTATCAATAACGAGTTGGAAGGCACGTTCGATCTTGAGCAGTTTGCGCATTATGCGTGTTACAACGCGACGATGGGGCGGATTGAGATGCACCTCACTAGCCTGCAAGACCAAAGCGTGCAAGTGGCGGGTAGAACTTTCCACTTTGCACAAGGGGAACGTATCCATACCGAAAATTCCTACAAATACCACCCTGAGGAATTCATCACGCTGGCGACAGCGGCAGGCTTCAAATGTGAGCAACATTGGACGGATGCTGCTAACCTCTTCGGCATCTATTACTGCACTGTGTGA
- the egtB gene encoding ergothioneine biosynthesis protein EgtB, translated as MTAALASEYQRIRHTSAAICAPLARDDYQLQSIVETSPPKWHLGHVTWFFETFLLQAFVKNYQPFRAEYNYLFNSYYQTVGSMQPRAERGLMSRPTVEDVYAYRAAIDERMMALLSDADPSQAQAIAARVTLGLHHEQQHQELLYMDIKHNFWRNSLRPIYLPKTLPVREATPLTWETREGGLLESGFDGDNFAYDNERPQHKIWLEPHRLASRLTTNAEYLAFIEDGGYQRAELWLADGWYHRKQHGWQAPLYWEQCDGQWYEFTLHGFEPLNLAAPVTHTSYYEADAFARWSGKRLPLEAELEHKLRELPITGHFTDSNTFHPQAGTGQHYGSLWEWTASPYTAYPRFQPLEGSMGEYNGKFMCNQWVLRGGACITPPDHIRPTYRNFFYPHDRWQFSGIRLAEDV; from the coding sequence ATGACTGCTGCCCTAGCTTCAGAATACCAACGCATCCGCCACACCAGCGCGGCGATTTGCGCCCCGCTTGCCCGTGACGATTACCAACTGCAAAGCATTGTCGAAACCAGTCCCCCGAAATGGCATTTGGGGCATGTGACCTGGTTTTTTGAAACATTCCTGTTGCAAGCGTTTGTGAAAAATTACCAACCGTTTCGCGCCGAATACAACTACCTGTTCAACTCGTATTACCAAACCGTTGGCTCGATGCAACCCCGCGCCGAACGCGGCTTAATGTCACGCCCAACGGTGGAAGACGTCTACGCCTACCGTGCTGCGATTGATGAGCGCATGATGGCATTGCTAAGCGACGCTGACCCCAGCCAAGCGCAAGCCATCGCCGCACGGGTCACGCTCGGCTTGCACCACGAACAGCAACACCAAGAACTGCTGTACATGGACATTAAACACAACTTCTGGCGCAACTCGCTGCGCCCGATTTACCTACCCAAAACCTTACCCGTTCGCGAAGCTACCCCGCTAACATGGGAAACCCGCGAAGGTGGTTTGCTGGAAAGCGGTTTCGACGGCGACAATTTCGCCTACGACAACGAACGCCCGCAACACAAAATCTGGCTCGAACCGCACCGGCTCGCCTCACGTTTAACCACCAATGCCGAATACCTCGCCTTCATCGAAGACGGCGGCTATCAACGCGCCGAACTGTGGCTGGCGGATGGCTGGTATCACCGCAAGCAACACGGCTGGCAAGCGCCCTTGTATTGGGAACAATGTGACGGGCAGTGGTACGAATTCACCCTGCACGGTTTCGAGCCGCTCAACCTCGCCGCACCCGTTACCCACACCAGTTATTACGAAGCCGATGCCTTCGCCCGCTGGTCAGGCAAACGCTTGCCGCTAGAAGCCGAACTCGAACACAAATTGCGCGAATTGCCTATCACTGGGCATTTCACCGACAGCAACACCTTCCACCCGCAAGCAGGCACGGGGCAACACTACGGCTCGCTGTGGGAATGGACAGCTTCGCCCTACACCGCCTACCCGCGCTTTCAACCGCTGGAAGGCAGCATGGGCGAATATAACGGCAAATTCATGTGCAACCAGTGGGTATTGCGCGGCGGGGCGTGTATAACACCACCCGACCATATTCGCCCGACATACCGAAACTTTTTTTACCCCCACGACCGCTGGCAGTTCAGCGGTATCCGTCTCGCGGAGGACGTATGA
- a CDS encoding type II toxin-antitoxin system Phd/YefM family antitoxin yields MSEAAISTLKNHLPEWVHLAESGQDIQITRHGKPVAVMISLAKYQRAFVGGTSIVSAFSRWREQYPDAQGFTADEQEQMYSRTREPYPDTASVWD; encoded by the coding sequence ATGTCAGAAGCGGCGATTTCTACGCTTAAAAATCATTTGCCCGAATGGGTGCATTTAGCTGAAAGTGGGCAAGATATTCAAATTACGCGCCACGGCAAACCCGTTGCGGTGATGATTTCTCTCGCCAAATACCAACGTGCTTTCGTTGGTGGCACAAGTATTGTCAGTGCTTTCAGTCGTTGGCGTGAACAATACCCTGATGCGCAAGGCTTTACGGCTGATGAGCAGGAACAAATGTATAGCCGTACCCGTGAGCCATACCCTGATACTGCTTCGGTTTGGGATTGA